In the Gopherus flavomarginatus isolate rGopFla2 chromosome 6, rGopFla2.mat.asm, whole genome shotgun sequence genome, one interval contains:
- the CISH gene encoding cytokine-inducible SH2-containing protein, with amino-acid sequence MRFSWSWSDMIICVQGPHPLLAEEKIRRQSLRGIAVDLSEQIMQPRSVMVFQGESAPAFMVPAPENNLPRMRDPEEDLLCIAKTFSYLRESGWYWGSITASEAKQHLQKMPEGTFLVRDSTHPSYLFTLSVKTNRGPTNVRIEYADSKFRLDSNCLSKPRILAFPDVVSLIQHYVMSCTVENKNEAPYPPPSPLSSMQKEMVAAAVHLKLIRPLSRKDSVPSLQHLCRLQINKLTEEVDQLPLPRRMGDYLKQYPFQL; translated from the exons ATGCGTTTTTCTTGGTCCTGGAGTGACATGATCATCTGTGTTCAGGG ACCCCATCCTTTGCTGGCAGAGGAGAAGATCAGGAGACAGTCGCTCAGAGGCATTGCAGTGGATTTGTCCGAGCAGATCATGCAACCTCGCTCTGTTATGGTCTTCCAGGGAGAATCTGCTCCTGCCTTCATGGTACCTGCTCCTGAGAATAACCTGCCTCGGATGCGAGATCCTGAAGAAGACTTGCTATGCATTGCAAAAACCTTCTCCTATCTGCGAGAATCCG GCTGGTATTGGGGGTCTATCACAGCCAGTGAGGCCAAGCAGCATCTTCAGAAGATGCCTGAGGGTACCTTCCTGGTACGGGACAGCACCCACCCCAGCTACCTGTTCACACTCTCCGTCAAGACCAACCGGGGTCCCACCAATGTGCGCATTGAATATGCCGACAGCAAGTTCCGGCTTGACTCGAACTGCCTGTCTAAACCCCGCATCTTGGCCTTCCCAGATGTGGTCAGCCTTATCCAGCACTATGTCATGTCCTGCACAGTGGAGAACAAGAATGAGGCCCCTTACCCACCGCCTTCGCCCCTGTCCTCCATGCAAAAGGAGATGGTGGCTGCGGCAGTGCACTTGAAGCTGATACGGCCACTCAGCCGCAAGGACAGTGTCCCCAGCCTACAGCACCTGTGCCGGCTACAGATTAACAAGTTGACAGAGGAGGTGGACCAGCTGCCCCTGCCGAGGAGGATGGGGGACTATTTGAAGCAatatcccttccagctctga